In Alicyclobacillus macrosporangiidus CPP55, a single window of DNA contains:
- a CDS encoding 4a-hydroxytetrahydrobiopterin dehydratase, with product MADRLTDAEIQAALAKVPEWRLEEKTIWRRYRFPSFMEAVGFVNRVAEVAERRNHHPFISLDYKLVTLRLTSWHAGGLTQADFDEAAEFDALYGSAGQA from the coding sequence ATGGCGGACCGGTTGACGGACGCCGAGATCCAGGCGGCGCTGGCGAAGGTGCCGGAGTGGCGGTTGGAGGAGAAGACGATTTGGCGGCGGTACCGGTTTCCGTCCTTCATGGAGGCGGTCGGGTTCGTGAACCGGGTGGCGGAGGTGGCGGAGCGGCGCAATCACCACCCGTTCATCTCGTTGGACTACAAGTTGGTGACCCTGCGTCTGACCAGCTGGCACGCCGGCGGATTGACCCAGGCGGACTTCGACGAGGCGGCGGAGTTCGACGCGTTGTACGGGAGCGCGGGACAGGCGTGA
- a CDS encoding NAD(P)H-quinone oxidoreductase, with product MKAVCMKGFGGPEVLYLGEVPDPQPGSGELLVRVRATALNRADLLQRRGLYPPPPGASEVLGLEMAGEVMAAGPDCAGWQPGDRVCALLPGGGYAELAVIPAGMAMRLPDGMSFEQAAAIPEVFLTAYLNLIWLGRMQPGDWVLVHAGGSGVGTAAIQLVRETSAVALTTAGSKEKLERCLELGARAGWNYHDGLFDDWVREQTDGRGVDIVLDFIGAPYFAANIRSLAVDGRVIIVGTMGGTKVDGVDLGVLLGRRLQVIGTALRSRPVADKIRLSQEFWRWAQPRFADGRLVPVVDTVFDWRDVADAHRYMEANRNFGKIVLRVSA from the coding sequence ATGAAGGCGGTGTGCATGAAGGGCTTCGGAGGCCCCGAGGTGTTGTACCTGGGCGAAGTTCCGGACCCGCAACCGGGCAGCGGCGAGCTGTTGGTGCGGGTCAGGGCGACGGCTCTGAACCGGGCGGACCTGCTGCAGCGGCGCGGCCTGTATCCGCCGCCGCCCGGGGCGTCGGAGGTGCTGGGTTTGGAGATGGCGGGTGAGGTGATGGCCGCGGGACCTGACTGCGCGGGATGGCAGCCGGGGGACCGGGTGTGCGCCCTGCTGCCGGGCGGGGGTTACGCGGAGTTGGCGGTCATCCCGGCGGGGATGGCCATGCGCTTGCCGGACGGAATGTCCTTTGAGCAGGCCGCCGCCATCCCGGAGGTGTTCCTCACGGCGTACCTCAACCTGATTTGGCTGGGCCGGATGCAGCCCGGGGACTGGGTGTTGGTGCACGCCGGCGGCAGCGGGGTCGGGACCGCCGCCATCCAGCTGGTGCGGGAGACGAGCGCGGTGGCATTGACGACCGCGGGATCGAAGGAGAAATTGGAACGGTGTCTGGAACTCGGCGCGCGCGCAGGGTGGAACTACCACGACGGGCTCTTCGACGATTGGGTCCGCGAGCAGACGGACGGGCGAGGCGTGGACATCGTGCTGGATTTCATCGGCGCACCGTACTTTGCGGCCAACATCCGGTCGCTCGCCGTGGATGGGCGGGTCATCATCGTCGGGACGATGGGTGGTACGAAAGTGGATGGGGTCGATCTGGGCGTCCTGCTGGGCCGTCGCCTGCAGGTCATCGGTACGGCCCTGCGGTCCCGCCCGGTGGCCGACAAAATCCGCCTGTCGCAGGAGTTCTGGCGGTGGGCGCAGCCGCGGTTCGCGGACGGAAGGCTGGTGCCGGTGGTGGACACGGTCTTCGACTGGCGGGACGTGGCGGACGCCCATCGGTACATGGAGGCGAACCGGAACTTCGGGAAGATTGTGCTGCGGGTGTCGGCGTGA